GTGTCTTAACTTGGTCCTTAactattgttttacctgtttttATCTTTCGATCTATTTTTAAACGTTCACAAAAATCCTGATATCGACACGTATATAGAGCCATGAAGGGTATCataaattgtaaattaaaagaatagaaaaattacaaattctTTGAAGCTATCCAATGGGCTGTCCATAGCTTTGCTGTATTTCTATGTTTGGAATCTCGAAGGCCCGAAATGTGCATAAGTCCTTGAACTGTTCTTCCGTGAACCTAGTAAGGTTGACCATATCCCCATTATCTATGGCACTCAACTGGTCAAAGTCGATGCTTTTACAAGCaatgtgtcttttgtaacttaaatAATAAGTCACTCGTgtgtacttaattccatatccaacaaccactcgttgtgtaaccacTATATAGACGTCGAACGTCAGGTCAAagttttttttgaaatattaaaccAAAAATACAATTAAGCGTGCATTTTTCCTGTTAGTTTTTCATTTTCGAATTGTTAAGCATAAATGTGTTGCTGATTATATTACCTTGTTATATTTCCTCGAAATGTGTGTCCCATGTGTGGGACTAAATAGGTAAGcgtaaaaaatgaataaatatagtCTTCCTTGGTTCTTGACGAATAAGAGTTCTTTTTTCATCGATTTAAATGGCAACTTTGATGTTTTCACTCCTGCTTCGCACTagtgaaatatatcaaagtttccacctcacacgatgaaatataactgttattcatTAATAACAAGGACTATCCTCTATATATTTAGATAGGGCCACTGGTCCTCTTTAGATACAGAGAAGAATTTCACTGTTGTACGTTactcaaaaatgaaacaaacatcTGTTGGAACACTTTTcagtaaaacgtcaacttccggttagaaataagggtcaaagttcaaaagtgcattttaaaaaatccttaaaaGTTCGTGTGAAATTCTTGAAGGCCTAGAGATATGTTTATGGGCATGTTGAGATAAAGGACTGCCATGTTTTTCACATCTATTTTgaatgaattaccttgatcttcattcatcTTAAAATGACTTCGTGTGAAATTCTTGAAGGCCTAGAGATATGTTTATGGGCATGTAGAGTGATACAATCAATGACTACcgagtttgttaatatgaataaccttgatgttcttaaatatttaaactatGCATAAGAGTCACCATACATAGTTATCATTAATATTTGAACAACTACATATAGTGTCTCTCATTGCGGGTTTGCAATATTTGTCTCCAAATatgcattttaacattttgaagtTTCCAATAACCTATTCTGTGTTGTTTagatataattacaaaactGTTCGTATCCCTTTTACCATCAATGATGTTTTTATCGTTCTGGAAAACATGTTTCACAGCATTTGTACATAACCACGCTGATGAGTGGTGTTGCTTGTGTGTACGAGTTGATAGAGCAGAGTTCCGAATAtttatttctgtgtatattctgtatatatgaataaattctTAATTTGTTTGATGGAGGTTGTGACATCTATTCACTTTTAGTGGCCGACACCCACGATTCATGGCAAAGTAACATTACTTGAGGTTTAAACTAGTGATGTATGGTATGCCATAGTATTTTCTACAATTGTTATTTTCATGTCAAAATGGACTCGATGTGTATATTCTTGTATAGTCGAATCCGGTAAAACAAGCGCTCCTTGTACATGCTATAGACACTAGTTAATATAGTGGCATGACTATTTGGTGACAGACATATGTACCAAATGTATGTGGACTAACTAAAttgaaatgttcatttttttcatattttgccaACATCTATAAGCAATACAAAAACAGTGACACCTAAGGCTAGGCCTGATGTatacacactttttatcaacaTGTTCTAATACACTTAAGTGATATGTatgcatacaaaatatcactagtttaaacagggtctaaaacgTTAAAAACCTAGTATATGCATACGTGTCAACATGCATACGAGTTTGTGAACAACTATACATATTGTCACTCCTTACGGCTTTGCAATACCTGATTACGTTCAATTACTGTCATATCATAAAATGTATCATTACGTATTTTGTAATGACATTTGTAACGCCGATTTAACGCAgaattgtttttatcattttcttatGATGCTAttaactttttatcatattaatatttactcttatttatttacagattttgcgtgttttgaataaaacaaatgtcaCACTCTTTCCTgtttattaataacaaatttGCTTTAGTTATGTACAACATCCCCATTCAAATTACAATGCAATTCACTAAAACTCATATTTGAATACAAGAATTTTTAATCACCCAAACAACAATTAGGTATGTAATTTTGGTATTATGCCGTAAATTGTATAATCACATCaataataattgataaataaacattaataaaaCTGAGCAGGAATTTGGCTGTTGATGCACATAATAGATAACAAGTATTTTTATATAGTGgtattttcctttttatttcCATTCTCTTGTTTGAAAGTCATGAACATTAATAAAACTGAGCGGTATTTTGGCTGTTGATGTACATAATAGATAACAAGTATTTGTTATTTGGGagtattttcttttttactttCATTCTCTTCATTTGAAAGATACCTCTATCCTGTTGCCGATAAGTGACCAACCACAATTGATTTGTCAGTCTGTGATGTTACATGGATAAGGATAGAACATGAATGAATCAGTGATCATGACGTGGTAGGTCATTTGTTTCCAGAAGTGATTATCAgtggaaatatatttattttccaatTGATGTTCTATAGGGAATAGTTGGAAGTGATCATATATAAGGAAATACAAGTTTTTGGTATTAACTTGTAAACGAATTGATTTTGAAGTTGTTCATCAAAACCAGTTGACATACTGCCATGTACATAGTATTATCCATAGGTTTCTTATCCGCATCCGAAGTGTTGAGGATATGTTcagaagataaaaaaaatacttttaattgCTAAAACCCAATTGTTTACATGATATACTCTGGCTACAGAAGCAAAGAAGTGTGTCGCTTACAACTGCCACGTAGTAAGAGCTACTTGTAAATATACATGATACTTTATTACCGAAGGAAACACTAGATGTATGTAATATCTGTGTCTGATTAAATTCAGAAACAATTAAATCATTTCAACTGAATGTGTCgataataagaaaaacaaagagTTTATTAGCGGAAGGTAACCGAGCTAAATGAATGATCTGTCCATCTGCCTACTCTTTAAATTGTGCAAATGCATTCAATTTAAAaggttaaagtgaacagtcgggcaaggatggctaaagtcggtaaaaatggtgtgaatgtatccagtataatttcttatgaaatggaaaaaataaaatctctcgtcaaaatctgtctgcgtgcgaagaaattaatttaaagtataggaatcctaaaacgtcctcccggctcactatgtccgtggttacatttccacgcagcctcgctttcaatgctttcaacttttctttactttaatggtcagaactgggaaactaagcagaacttggccgtcgtattaatatgtgagaacttttggaaggccaatgaacgcatttagactggttttctttgcccgactattcactttaatgagtaaagaaattgttttgttttatttaggAATATGTAATGTTTAGGAAGTGGATAAAAATCACTGACATACGGGTAGTAACTGGTAACTGACGAGTCTCAAACGCGTCGGAGTGATATAATATCTGATGTATGTATGAGAGATGATAAGGTTGTGTTTGAGGAAGTGAGGGCATGTGTGAGGGAGTGTGTGTGgcacacaaaacgaacacgattacataacaTGATACGAACAGTTATACGGCACAATGAAAATAGACCAACATTTAGCaacacaatggagcgcaattaacCCTTCGGTAAATGGCAGCCGAAGGCAGGACCTACGgatctatgtatgtatgtatatataattgatgttatgtgtgtggatgtgcaattttgtatatacaatttatatgtatatattgctTGCATTTGCTAAACGTCAAattaaaaagttgaaaaaatgCTGTCAGCTGGTGGAAAAGTGATTATTTGCTGCTCTGAGTGAAAAAAAGAAGAACAAATCACAATTGTTATTTGAACTACTCAAAATTCCAAAGATTCCTGAAAGAAGCTTTATAGAGCAGTCATTAATCGAAAATGTGTCATCgctgttttgtttacatgtacattataatgtatacagtaCACCCACAAATATAtaccaaatgaaaataaagctGTTCAAAACATATGGCAATTGATATAGCTTTCACATATTTGCTATTACAGATTCAAGTTTATTTAATAAGTAAATATATCTACTCAGAAACCTTTTGACCACTATATTTACCAATGCTATCATAAACATTATGTGCAATGTCTATTTTTGTTGAATCTATTCCGTCATAGTTGTCATCGTGATCGGGCATATCTGTGAACAAAAAGGTTTAAGGAGTACATAAATTGTCTGTAGACATcctaaaatatatgaaatattattcgACAAAATTTTATGGATCATAATTTTTGTTACCTGTCAATATCACTATAAACAGATATAGCAGATACTTACGATATGTATGGAGTTCAGTGGAAGGTGCTGGTGTTCGAATGTTTTTACCATACActctaaaatataattaaattaagtTGTGAAGACGTAGAATGTTATATAACTTGATTGCAGAAGAACCTCTTTAACTGGATATGATATAAAACGAAACGtttcaaataatgttcaaataaACGTAAATGGAATAGTAAGATATATCTCGAAGTCTTTTAGTGATATTGTCTCGGCGTGGGAACATTTTTAACTAAATTATTAGTCCGCTTCAATtccaatagggatacttacaataagcaGTATGCATATATTTCCTACATATTTTGAGGCTAATTTTCGACACAATGTTGCAAATATATAAAGATGTCCGTATAGCTATAGAGCCAAAATCATGTTGAACGATCGAATATCACGTGTTAAAACTTTTGATACTTTTATTCACGCATGTACTTTTATTTACGCATGTACAAATGCGACGGTTTTGATCCGAGTTGCtttcttatttaatttctaattttagAAAGTGAAGGATTTTATAGAATTGATGGTAAAAATTACGTATAATGATCGATCCCAGTCGAAGACGTCTCTGTATCCTTATGCGTATACATATACCACTTTTTGTAGGTATCCCTACTAGCAAgtattatactgtattatttattctctcgttatttattaaaattttaatgacaaacacacatacatgcaTGCATATATCTTTCAGAATTCGGAGTTTCTTTGgataaatttatacaaattgttGACTCTTTTTCCACACAAGGTTATCAATTAAATAATTGGACAGGTATGGGTAGTACTTGGATAggaaacagacatattttctGATATAATCTTACAATAAATTGTGCATTTATGAATGGAGAACACAACTATATGGTGAAATATATtctatattgtaaataaattacataagATTATACGGATAACACGTTAATGCCTTAAATAAGCAACTTTTTTTAAGGAATTAAGAAATAAAGGGaggaaaatgaaataaaaaatggtaTATTTAAAGGGGCAATGCGATGAAGCGAATTTCCAAGCATAACTACGaacttaattattatataacactAATGTACTAcattcttttttaaaaataaaacaaaacaaaaaacattaacAAACTCCAAAGTAGGTCAGATGTGTATTCTACACCTATAAATATAGTAAATAAGTATGATATACTAATTTTAAGAGTTATTGAGGTAGTTGTAGACAAATGTTAGTCTAACCCACTAGTTCAAATTATGGTTTGGCCTACCTACGACATAGCCCCACCAATGGTACAATGACGGAACGAGCTAGTTTCGCAGCATATAGACTGATCATGGTAGTAGAAAACTTTCATTAGGACATGCTTATTTTCTAGGTAAATCGAAATTTCAATAAACTCATTGACGAAAATGTTTGTTCGATAAATTAtccaacaatataaaatatcctAATAGGCAAGATAAACTCACCTGATGCAGTGTATAATAAATCCTATATTGCAGCCAATGGAAATTGTGAGGATGCTACCAATCACGGCGTATCCAGTGTTGTTTTGCGAGTAGGTTGAGCCCTATAACAAACATTAataaattatgaatttaaaaaagaatacataaactatgaaaaaaatctgCATTCAGATATTATTAATACCAAATCGACTCATAATGTGGATCTGAGATATATGGATATTTACACTTACCTCTTCACAATTACAGGTCTTGGCTTTTGTTTCTGTCTGTTTTTGTGCTGTTAATTATAGAATCGTCAGTTATTACTTATACtaatatgttataataaagaaacacattatataaactataatatacaaatacctTGACAAAATACATTGAATTGATATTATATTGACGACATTTTATTAACGAAACGTGTTAAACATTTGCATAAAACAAAGGTTTATCACATAGAATAAGAGCTTAATAAGAGCACATTGAATTATGATTAAACCTTTCAAAACAAGCTTACAGTATGCGTTGCAAGCAACACATGTCCGCTGCCGTCAATGACATTTTCTAATATATGGCAAGTTAATTTCATTGCCTAGTTCTGCGATCATTATATAAAATCAAGTTATCGTCCGGAAACTGATTGAAATGATGTACCAATGTACCTTGGTCACAAGCTCGTCCTGACCAGCCTGCTTCACATCCCACGTGGTGACATGTTCCATTTGTATGGTTACAGCCAGGACTCTGACAGTGACACTCTTCTGTACAGTTAGGACCAAAATATCCTGTAAGGCATTCTGGGAAGTGACAAATAAATGAGTAATCATAACGAAAGACGGAGTTGTATcaatttaaacatgtttttatatattatgattATTGAACATGTCTaaagatatatatcaatccTACCTTGGTCACAAGCTCGTCCTAACCAGCCCGCTTCACATCCCACGTTGTGACATGTTCCATTTATATGGTGACAGCCAGGACTCTGACAGTGACACTCTTCTGTACAATTAGGACCAAAATATCCTGTTCGGCATTCTACAAGTAAACAACTTTGTCATGAAAACCGggatgttatatacatgtatgatgtttgtTCTGGATTATTGAGGTAATGGcagaaatatcaataataatgaccacacacaaaataaaaagagTCTTACCTTGACTACATGTCTGTCCCCTCCACCCTTCCGTACATCCGGGTACTTTACATACCCCAGTCCTCTTATCACAGTCAGAGTTTGCACAATAACAGGTCTGGATACAATCTCGTCCGAAAGTTTTACCGATACATCCTGCATTATTTGTAAAAGTTACACTAAGCATAacgtattatttttaaatcgaAGTTATTAATGACCAGCATTACATGAATCGTTTTATCCTATCTACAGCTGAGTATGAAAACATTGCACATAATGATACTATCAGactgttttatatgtaaatgtgaATGATAGATATATAATATTCTAGGCTCACGAAATAGTGTAAACCCAAGGCTTTCCGTCACTTTTTTATAGTAAACCAGAGTAGTTTCTGACAAAAGTGAAACTTTTACCGAGAAAATAATacttttgttgacgccgtgacgtcgcGAGGTTGTATTGCTTACACATATTGTGAAACAAGAAATTGTAATGCGCATGTCTTATCGACTAGAGTTCAACCACTGATCTCCTTTAGTCGTTCCACGGTAACTAGACTTCCTTCGCGCATGCGTCATTTTTTGAAAACATGGTAGCGATTGGTTGATGGTTAAACCCATGTTTATCTCTATAAGTAGAACAACATGACAATAGTCATTAGTCAGTTATCGAAGTCGCTTTGTATTACAACAGTAGATACGAGAGAAAAgggtatatattttgtttaagaaataagtgaaacacatttatatataaacttacgtTTACTACACGTCGGTCCGGACCACCCTTTCTGACACCCCACGTGAAAGCATAATCCGGACACATGATCACATCCGGGAACTTGGCAGTGACATACCTTGGAACAGTTATCCCCAAAGTGATCGTATTGGCATTCTGTGTACACACGGAAAAGGCACTTTCAATCAATGATTTCAGCGCAAAGATTTTACTGGAAAACATATTCTATCGATACAcatgtttcttgatattgtcaTTGTGTTACCTTGATTGCACGTATCTCCCCTCCATCCTTCCATACATCCGGGTACCTTACACACCCCAGTCCTCCTGTCACAGTCAGAGTTAGCACAATGACAGGTCTGGTTACAGTCTTGTCCGAATGTGTGGTTGGTACAGGCTGATCACAAAACAATAATGCAATATTATTGTGATATTGAACAAAAAGCTTttccacaaaaaaaataattcacgcTTACTTATTAAGATTTTTCAATGTggattttataaacatttaatgactcaaaatgggaaaatattattgaaatcaCAATACTTGATAACAGCAGCATACTATTCTTCAAGATATAATTCCTAGTTTCAGGCATAGTTGTTTAACAAATTTTGGTTAATATACAGGATTACATAACACCTTTAAAAGTTACCTTGACTACACGAGTCTCCCCTCCATCCTTCCATACATCCGGGTACTTTACATACCCCAGTCCTCCTATCACAGTCAGAGTTAGCACACTGACAGGTCTGGGTACAGTCTTGTCCGAATGTGTGGTTGGTACAGGCTTTATAAGAGAGAGTTATTTTAGATAACCAGCAGTCCTATTTGACAAGctttaaatcaaaatgattCACTTGTTAAACAAACGCGTATTTCTAAATTTATGATATAAACAGTGTTTTTGAGGGAGTGTGATATCATCTGGgctgatatcaaattaaatttatgCAATTAGGCATCCTCTGATAAACCTATTTTTGAACAAACACAGAAAACGTACATTATGTTTGTGCGCacttttaattataaatacaatCAGGGtcacaattatatattttctgtgtacTCAGTTTTTCGTACAAAAATATCACGATTTGATatattaataaagaaaacaaaatactgttaaaTATATTGCATTACCTTGACTACACATGTCGGCCCTCCATCCTTCCGTACATCCGGGTACATTACATACCCCAGTCCTCCTGTCACAGTCAGAGTAAGCACAATGACAGGTCTGGGTACAGTCTCGTCCATATGTGTGGTTGGTACATGCTTTAGAGAATTTAGATGTCATTGTATGAAGGTGAATTATTCagagaattattttatataacatgCAGTCATATTAACCAGACTGTAAACTGTTATTACTTATTAAAGATGTCCatcaccgacagagcataaacgatactcaccaattgaacaataattggtgtttaatagtgtatatatatctaattgatacaaaaataataaacgacaatttattttgcttttggtgcatgcgcaatcactacttcattccatataagacatagtgccacggaattttttcggaatgcaattaattgtttttaatgttttcatcttgaagtaaaataataagCTCCAGTTTTCAGTGgcggtaatgatgtaaagtacacgtctgctcctgtttttgcaAGCGAAATTTATAAAGGAATAATATCTGAAAACTGTCTCAAAaaaaacacgtttttttttttttttttttttttgtttgttttttttttttttttttgtaaattccATATACCTTAAATACACATCGATGCATACCATAAATAAGATGACATAAGAACTTTGAATGTCTTTCTAAACAGTTTGGATTGATAATGTATTTCTTTCAAGGAATCTTCAAGTGAATTCTGAATGAAGTTgtattaacatatttttctaGTCGACACCTGGGTAGTTTATACTGCAATCAATCATGAAAAAAAGACGACACTTAAGCCAAATGAGATGCATTTCAAACAACAAAAACTTTGAGTTCTAGTAACTGTTCAAGTTTGTACTTGGTCATTCCATGTGGTAAACATATAAATGCAATAAATTAATGGATACCTTGACTACATGTCTGCCCCCTCCATCCTTCCGTACATCCGGGTAACTTACATACCCCAGTCCTCCCGTCACAGTCAGAGTTTGCACAATGACAGGTCTGGGTACAGTCTCGTCCGAATGTGTGGTTAGTACACGCTGTATAAGAAATAACTGTTTTCAGATGATCAGCTTAGGTTTTAGACCCTCTGATATCATAAATAACTTCTTAGGACTGGCATTAAGTTGATAAAAACTGTGTATACATCAGGTCATTCGCTGCGATCTCATTAGCTGATTAAAACGGTTATTACGCTACTTTCGGTACACCTAGTCATTTACTTTTATCTTTGACATAAACCCAAACACCAGAGACACTCGGTAAAAATGCATGCGCACTGCATGatattattgattatttatagTCTTAGGAATGgaatgtatcatatatataatatatatatatattttaatacataaaacattttacatacacatgtataaacaaCTTGTACATGGCCATCTTTTTTACTCAGCTTCCATTCAATGCTTCTTGTTACTCTTATCAAGTTCTATCATCATttgaatataattatttttcttcgttttttatatacttttctggcataccactatgaaaaataaTCCGAGGATGGCGCGAAAAACAGACGTTATCCTGGCGTCACAATACAGACATTGACGTTACGTATTGGTTCgggaaaaaaaatccttaaaaattAATAGAatggtacatttaaacataattttgttttatgaaatagATTATAAAATTAACTATAAGCatcaatgtaattattttttttaatttcatcgggatataaacaaaattttgtttgcacattgtgtgaatccgcgtaatctcacaaacaatttttttcataccccgatgaaatcaAAAAATAGTGATTTCAATGCTTAGCTTAGCTAAATAGTTTCCTGTGACATAAATATGTCTTTATATGACAGAACTTATCTTATCCGATAGAAAATCTATTTAACCTTTTTTCcattgtaatttataaaatcattgtattaacatattgttttagaaaatattcTAGATGTAATATAACCATTGATGTTTTATGATCATAATTATATCTACTGTAAATAATGATTTCCATTACATGGTGGGGATTACTAACTTTTATAATGTTTCG
This portion of the Argopecten irradians isolate NY chromosome 6, Ai_NY, whole genome shotgun sequence genome encodes:
- the LOC138324872 gene encoding protein draper-like → MGLSCSLRCHCDGGGACDIDTGACPGGRCQSGWSGQSCFVGPRVLSYGKTTRQSSTDNKNVPGKAVDGIITKDVVPKPGSCSHTDLIGNHPEAWWEVDLGGVKQIQTINIVYRQLYIFRMSGFYLYVSNSSVAHNIHQVLRTAHLCYHDHGPGLPSYIQSLSCPVSGQYVIFYNRRPADYEPRDAMYYNKTTAVIELCEVQVLGACTNHTFGRDCTQTCHCANSDCDGRTGVCKLPGCTEGWRGQTCSQACTNHTYGRDCTQTCHCAYSDCDRRTGVCNVPGCTEGWRADMCSQACTNHTFGQDCTQTCQCANSDCDRRTGVCKVPGCMEGWRGDSCSQACTNHTFGQDCNQTCHCANSDCDRRTGVCKVPGCMEGWRGDTCNQECQYDHFGDNCSKVCHCQVPGCDHVSGLCFHVGCQKGWSGPTCSKRCIGKTFGRDCIQTCYCANSDCDKRTGVCKVPGCTEGWRGQTCSQECRTGYFGPNCTEECHCQSPGCHHINGTCHNVGCEAGWLGRACDQECLTGYFGPNCTEECHCQSPGCNHTNGTCHHVGCEAGWSGRACDQAQKQTETKAKTCNCEEGSTYSQNNTGYAVIGSILTISIGCNIGFIIHCIRVYGKNIRTPAPSTELHTYHMPDHDDNYDGIDSTKIDIAHNVYDSIGKYSGQKVSE